A genomic window from Gymnodinialimonas ceratoperidinii includes:
- a CDS encoding DNA-packaging protein, producing MRHGLKSGSAWLACVDRDTEAAFLSSLNENALAALPWLFEFWALPHQLPPEGDWTTWVVLGGRGAGKTRAGAEWVRSMVEGATPEAPGRARRVALIGETYDQALAVMVKGESGLIACSPPDRVPRWIATERKLVWPNGAEAKVFSAHDPEALRGPQFDLAWSDELAKWPKAQETWDMLQFGLRLGQHPQQIVTTTPRNVPVLKTLLARDRVAHTHAPTEANAAYLAESFLTEVRLRYGDTRLGRQELDGVLLDDVEGALWGRPEIDAGRITEAPELSRVIVAVDPPVTGHADSDACGIVVVGIIESGDPACWRAVVLEDCSVQGVSPNQWANAAVAAYHRHAASRMVGEVNQGGQLVTDVVRSVDPTINFREVRASVGKVARAEPVAALYEQGRVVHLGTHAELEDEMCKMAVTGYEGQGSPDRVDALVWALTEGMLVPAKRRLNPAIRNL from the coding sequence ATGAGGCACGGGCTGAAATCGGGCTCCGCCTGGCTTGCCTGCGTGGATCGGGACACGGAAGCGGCGTTCCTGAGCTCTCTGAATGAGAACGCGCTGGCGGCCCTGCCGTGGTTGTTCGAGTTCTGGGCCCTGCCGCACCAATTGCCCCCCGAGGGCGATTGGACCACCTGGGTGGTGCTGGGCGGGCGCGGAGCGGGCAAGACGCGGGCCGGAGCGGAATGGGTCCGCTCGATGGTGGAAGGCGCCACGCCTGAGGCGCCGGGGCGCGCCCGGCGGGTGGCGCTGATCGGCGAAACCTACGACCAGGCGCTGGCGGTGATGGTGAAGGGAGAGAGCGGGCTGATCGCCTGCTCTCCACCCGACAGGGTGCCGCGCTGGATCGCCACGGAGCGCAAGCTGGTGTGGCCCAACGGGGCGGAAGCGAAGGTCTTCTCGGCCCATGACCCCGAAGCGCTGCGGGGGCCGCAGTTCGACCTCGCGTGGTCGGACGAACTGGCCAAGTGGCCCAAGGCACAGGAGACCTGGGACATGCTGCAATTCGGCCTACGGCTGGGGCAGCATCCGCAGCAGATCGTCACCACGACGCCGCGCAACGTGCCGGTGCTCAAGACCCTGCTGGCGCGCGACCGGGTGGCCCATACCCACGCGCCCACCGAGGCCAACGCGGCCTACCTGGCAGAGTCCTTCCTGACCGAGGTTCGGCTGCGCTACGGCGACACGCGATTGGGACGACAGGAGTTGGACGGCGTGCTGCTGGACGACGTCGAGGGCGCCCTGTGGGGGCGCCCTGAGATCGACGCGGGGCGGATCACGGAGGCGCCGGAGCTGTCGCGGGTGATCGTGGCGGTCGATCCGCCGGTGACGGGCCATGCCGACTCGGACGCCTGCGGCATCGTCGTGGTCGGCATCATCGAGAGCGGCGACCCGGCCTGCTGGCGCGCGGTGGTGCTGGAGGATTGCTCGGTTCAAGGGGTGTCGCCCAACCAATGGGCCAATGCCGCCGTGGCCGCCTACCACCGCCACGCGGCCAGCCGGATGGTGGGCGAGGTGAACCAGGGCGGGCAGCTTGTCACCGACGTCGTGCGCTCGGTCGATCCGACGATCAACTTCCGCGAGGTGCGCGCCTCGGTCGGGAAGGTGGCGCGCGCCGAACCCGTGGCCGCGCTCTACGAGCAAGGGCGGGTGGTGCATCTGGGCACCCACGCGGAGTTGGAAGATGAGATGTGCAAGATGGCGGTGACCGGCTACGAGGGGCAAGGCTCTCCGGACCGGGTCGACGCGCTGGTCTGGGCGCTGACCGAGGGCATGCTGGTGCCCGCGAAGCGCCGCTTGAACCCGGCGATCCGCAACCTTTGA
- the mltG gene encoding endolytic transglycosylase MltG: MWKHIAANGISFLIVILIAAAAALGWGQHQWTGEGPLTSATFFEVERGDSLRRVSERLEEAGAIRSAEVFRIGVRAADRSGDLRFGNYEIPAGANMATVLEIVTAGGPSSFRYRATYVLRNSGTGELRLSERDPATGEVEEIARFAYEEGVPVEYANLVEEGVPMQYRLIIPEGLTSWQVVHGLMAADFLEGEVQDIPQEGMLAPTTIDVNRGADRGELLADMQAAQEQILAEVWENRAEDIPISTPEEALILASIIEKETSVPEERGRVASVFTNRLNQGMRLQTDPTVIYGVTNGRGILGRGLRQSELRGETPWNTYVIDGLPPTPIANPGRAAIEAAVNPDSTDFVFFVADGTGGHAFATTLEEHNANVARWRAIEAERSNN; this comes from the coding sequence ATGTGGAAGCACATTGCAGCCAACGGGATTTCGTTCCTGATCGTCATTCTGATTGCTGCCGCGGCCGCCCTTGGGTGGGGCCAGCATCAATGGACGGGCGAGGGGCCCTTGACCTCTGCCACCTTCTTCGAGGTGGAGCGGGGCGATAGCCTGCGCCGTGTCTCGGAGCGTCTGGAAGAGGCAGGCGCCATCCGCTCGGCGGAAGTGTTCCGGATCGGCGTGCGCGCGGCGGATCGCTCCGGCGATCTGCGCTTCGGCAACTACGAAATCCCCGCCGGCGCCAACATGGCCACCGTGCTCGAGATCGTGACCGCGGGCGGGCCGTCCTCGTTCCGGTATCGCGCAACCTATGTGCTGCGGAACTCGGGCACCGGGGAATTGCGCCTGAGCGAGCGGGACCCGGCGACCGGAGAGGTCGAGGAAATCGCGCGCTTTGCCTACGAGGAAGGCGTGCCGGTCGAATATGCGAACCTCGTCGAGGAAGGCGTGCCGATGCAGTACCGCCTGATCATCCCCGAGGGGCTGACCAGCTGGCAGGTCGTTCACGGCTTGATGGCGGCCGACTTCCTTGAGGGAGAGGTTCAGGACATCCCGCAGGAAGGCATGCTCGCGCCGACCACCATCGACGTGAACCGCGGCGCGGACCGGGGCGAACTGCTGGCCGACATGCAGGCCGCGCAGGAGCAGATCCTGGCGGAGGTCTGGGAGAACCGGGCCGAGGATATCCCGATCTCGACACCGGAAGAGGCGCTGATCCTCGCCTCGATCATCGAGAAAGAGACCAGCGTGCCCGAGGAACGGGGGCGTGTGGCCTCGGTCTTCACCAACCGCCTGAACCAGGGCATGCGCCTGCAGACCGACCCGACGGTGATCTACGGCGTGACCAACGGGCGCGGGATCCTCGGCCGTGGCCTGCGTCAGTCGGAGTTGCGCGGTGAGACCCCGTGGAACACCTATGTCATCGACGGTCTGCCACCCACGCCGATCGCCAACCCCGGCCGTGCGGCGATCGAGGCGGCGGTGAACCCCGACAGCACCGATTTCGTGTTCTTCGTCGCAGACGGCACCGGCGGCCATGCCTTCGCCACCACGCTGGAAGAGCACAACGCCAACGTCGCGCGGTGGCGTGCCATCGAGGCTGAGCGCAGCAACAACTGA
- the fabF gene encoding beta-ketoacyl-ACP synthase II, with protein sequence MRRVVVTGLGLVTPLASGVEETWSRLLAGESGAGPITRFDPTGYGTTYACEVPRGDGTNGTFNPDDWMEPKEQRKVDDFILYGMAAAVQAVEDAGWTPTDTESLERTGCLMGAGIGGLSSIADTSIILNERGPRRVSPFFVPGALINLISGQVSIRYGFKGPNHSVVTACSTGAHAIGDAARLIALDDADVMIAGGAESPICKIGIAGFNACKALSTKRADEPEKASRPWDSDSDGFVMGEGAGMVVLEEYEHAKARGAKIYAEILGYGLSGDAHHITAPPPDHEGAERAMRAALKRAGLEPSAVDYVNAHGTSTMADTIELGAVERLMGDHAKNLLMSSTKSMTGHLLGAAGAIEAIFGILAIRDNVAPPTINLDDPAAETEINLCANEKQEGEINVVQSNSFGFGGTNACLIMGRV encoded by the coding sequence ATGCGGCGAGTGGTTGTGACGGGTCTGGGGCTGGTAACTCCCCTGGCATCGGGCGTTGAGGAAACGTGGAGCCGCCTTCTGGCGGGAGAGTCGGGCGCGGGTCCGATCACGCGGTTTGATCCGACAGGTTACGGCACGACTTATGCCTGCGAGGTTCCGCGCGGCGACGGCACGAACGGGACGTTCAATCCCGACGACTGGATGGAGCCCAAGGAACAGCGCAAGGTCGACGACTTCATCCTTTACGGCATGGCAGCCGCGGTGCAGGCCGTGGAAGACGCGGGCTGGACGCCCACGGACACCGAGAGCCTCGAGCGGACCGGCTGCCTGATGGGCGCGGGCATTGGCGGGCTTTCCTCGATCGCCGACACGTCGATCATCCTCAACGAGCGCGGACCCCGCCGGGTCTCGCCCTTCTTCGTGCCGGGCGCGCTGATCAACCTGATCTCGGGCCAGGTCTCGATCCGGTACGGCTTCAAGGGGCCGAACCACTCCGTCGTCACGGCCTGCTCCACCGGTGCCCATGCCATCGGTGACGCGGCACGGCTGATCGCGCTCGACGACGCGGACGTGATGATCGCGGGCGGCGCCGAGAGCCCGATCTGCAAGATCGGCATCGCGGGCTTCAACGCCTGCAAGGCGCTCTCGACCAAGCGCGCGGATGAGCCCGAGAAGGCCTCGCGCCCCTGGGACTCCGACAGCGACGGTTTCGTCATGGGCGAAGGCGCGGGCATGGTCGTGCTTGAGGAATACGAGCACGCCAAGGCGCGTGGCGCAAAGATCTACGCCGAGATCCTGGGCTATGGCCTGTCGGGCGACGCCCACCACATCACCGCCCCGCCCCCCGATCACGAGGGCGCGGAGCGGGCCATGCGCGCGGCGCTGAAACGCGCGGGCCTCGAGCCGTCGGCGGTGGATTACGTCAACGCCCACGGCACCTCGACCATGGCGGACACCATCGAACTTGGCGCCGTGGAGCGCCTGATGGGCGATCACGCGAAGAACCTGCTGATGTCCTCCACCAAATCGATGACCGGGCACCTTCTGGGCGCTGCCGGGGCCATCGAGGCGATCTTCGGCATCCTCGCGATCCGGGACAACGTGGCACCGCCCACGATCAACCTCGATGATCCCGCGGCGGAGACGGAGATCAACCTCTGCGCCAACGAAAAGCAGGAAGGCGAGATCAACGTCGTGCAATCGAACTCCTTCGGATTCGGCGGCACCAATGCCTGCCTGATCATGGGCCGGGTGTAA
- a CDS encoding acyl carrier protein, which produces MSDVASRVKKIVVEHLSVDEDKVVEGASFIDDLGADSLDTVELVMAFEEEFGIEIPDDAAETIQTFGDAVKFISEATS; this is translated from the coding sequence ATGAGCGACGTCGCAAGCCGCGTTAAAAAGATCGTTGTTGAGCACCTGAGCGTGGACGAAGATAAAGTTGTCGAGGGCGCGTCCTTCATCGACGATCTCGGCGCAGATTCGCTCGACACCGTCGAGCTGGTCATGGCCTTCGAAGAAGAATTCGGGATCGAGATCCCCGACGACGCAGCCGAGACGATCCAGACGTTCGGCGACGCGGTGAAGTTCATCAGCGAAGCCACTTCCTGA
- the fabG gene encoding 3-oxoacyl-ACP reductase FabG, translating to MFDLTGKNALVTGASGGIGAAIARQLHAAGATVGLSGTRVEPLETLAAELGERAHVLPCNLSDAEAVDALPKQAIAAMGSLDVLVNNAGITRDNLFMRMSDEEWASVLEVNLTSTMRLCRGALRGMMKARWGRIINVSSVVGATGNPGQANYAASKAGMVGMSKSLAYEVASRGITVNCIAPGFIETAMTDKLTDDQKEKILVQIPAGRMGSADEIAASALFLASPEAGYLTGTTMHVNGGMAML from the coding sequence ATGTTTGACCTGACAGGAAAAAACGCGCTGGTGACCGGCGCGTCGGGCGGGATTGGTGCGGCGATTGCGCGGCAGTTGCACGCCGCGGGCGCAACCGTGGGCCTTTCGGGCACGCGGGTGGAGCCGCTGGAGACGCTGGCCGCCGAGCTTGGTGAGCGTGCCCATGTCCTCCCCTGCAACCTGAGTGACGCGGAGGCGGTGGACGCCCTGCCCAAGCAGGCGATTGCGGCGATGGGCAGCCTCGACGTGCTGGTGAACAACGCGGGCATCACCCGTGACAACCTTTTCATGCGCATGTCCGACGAGGAATGGGCGAGCGTGCTGGAGGTCAACCTGACCTCGACCATGCGGCTCTGCCGCGGCGCGCTGCGCGGCATGATGAAGGCCCGTTGGGGGCGGATCATCAATGTTTCCAGCGTGGTAGGCGCCACCGGCAACCCCGGTCAGGCAAACTACGCGGCCTCCAAGGCGGGCATGGTGGGCATGTCGAAATCGCTGGCCTACGAGGTCGCGAGCCGCGGCATCACGGTCAACTGCATCGCGCCGGGCTTCATCGAGACGGCGATGACGGACAAGTTGACCGACGACCAGAAAGAGAAGATTCTGGTGCAGATTCCCGCCGGGCGCATGGGCTCGGCCGACGAGATCGCCGCCTCGGCCCTGTTTCTGGCGAGCCCGGAAGCAGGCTACCTGACCGGCACCACGATGCATGTGAATGGCGGGATGGCGATGCTTTGA
- the fabD gene encoding ACP S-malonyltransferase produces the protein MTRAFIFPGQGAQTIGMGRALAEAYPAAKAVFSEVDEALGENLSALIWDGEIETLTLTRNAQPALMATSMAAMAALKAEGVEVTAASYVAGHSLGEYSALCAAGTFSLADTARLLRLRGEAMQAAVPAGEGAMAAILGLDLDTVQEVASAAAQGDVCEAANDNDPAQVVISGAKAAVERACDIAKEKGAKRALLLPVSAPFHCALMQPAADAMAQALSEVDMEAPVVPLVGNVSARAESSAMVIRNNLVDQVTGRVRWRESVAWMAAEGVTEVFEIGAGKALSGMVKRIDRGIATHTVGTPEEVAKAVAALNQ, from the coding sequence ATGACCCGAGCATTCATCTTCCCCGGGCAGGGGGCACAGACCATCGGCATGGGCCGAGCCCTAGCAGAGGCATATCCGGCGGCAAAGGCTGTCTTTTCGGAGGTTGACGAGGCTCTGGGCGAGAACCTCTCCGCGCTGATCTGGGACGGCGAGATCGAGACGCTGACCCTCACCCGCAACGCGCAGCCCGCGCTGATGGCGACCTCCATGGCCGCGATGGCGGCGCTGAAGGCGGAGGGCGTCGAGGTGACGGCGGCCTCTTACGTGGCGGGCCATTCGCTGGGCGAATATTCGGCGCTTTGCGCGGCGGGCACCTTCAGCCTTGCCGATACGGCGCGGCTTTTGCGGTTGCGCGGCGAGGCGATGCAGGCGGCGGTTCCCGCCGGCGAGGGGGCCATGGCGGCGATCCTCGGGCTCGACCTCGACACCGTGCAGGAGGTGGCCTCTGCCGCGGCGCAGGGTGACGTCTGCGAAGCGGCCAATGACAACGACCCGGCGCAGGTCGTGATCTCAGGCGCAAAGGCCGCCGTGGAGCGCGCTTGCGACATCGCCAAGGAAAAGGGCGCCAAGCGCGCGTTGCTGCTGCCGGTGTCCGCCCCGTTCCACTGCGCGCTGATGCAGCCCGCCGCCGACGCCATGGCGCAGGCGCTGAGCGAGGTCGACATGGAGGCACCGGTGGTGCCGCTGGTGGGCAACGTGAGCGCTCGGGCGGAAAGCTCGGCGATGGTGATCCGCAACAACCTCGTCGATCAGGTCACCGGCCGCGTCCGCTGGCGCGAGAGCGTGGCGTGGATGGCGGCGGAAGGCGTCACCGAGGTCTTCGAGATCGGCGCCGGCAAGGCGCTCTCGGGCATGGTCAAACGCATCGACCGGGGCATCGCGACCCATACGGTCGGCACCCCGGAAGAGGTCGCCAAGGCCGTCGCGGCGCTGAACCAATGA
- the rpsF gene encoding 30S ribosomal protein S6: MALYEHVMIARQDLSNTQAEALNEHFGTVLADNGGKVVDTEYWGVKTMAYKINKNRKGHYSFLRTDAPSEAIQEMERLMRLHDDVMRVLTIKVDAHEDGPSVQMQKRDERETRRERR, encoded by the coding sequence ATGGCTCTCTACGAGCACGTGATGATTGCGCGTCAGGACCTGTCCAACACGCAAGCCGAAGCGCTGAACGAGCACTTTGGCACCGTCCTCGCCGACAACGGCGGCAAGGTCGTCGACACCGAATATTGGGGTGTCAAGACAATGGCCTACAAGATCAACAAGAACCGCAAGGGTCACTATTCCTTCCTGCGCACCGACGCCCCGTCGGAAGCGATTCAGGAAATGGAGCGCCTGATGCGCCTGCATGACGACGTGATGCGCGTTCTGACCATCAAGGTCGACGCCCACGAGGACGGCCCCTCCGTCCAGATGCAAAAGCGCGATGAGCGTGAAACCCGTCGCGAGCGTCGTTGA
- the rpsR gene encoding 30S ribosomal protein S18: protein MAAKPFFRRRKTDPFEGENAPKIDYKDTRLLQRYISERGKIVPSRITAVGAKNQRALAKAIKRARFLALLPYAVK, encoded by the coding sequence ATGGCCGCTAAACCATTCTTCCGCCGCCGCAAGACCGACCCCTTCGAGGGCGAGAACGCGCCGAAGATCGACTACAAAGACACGCGTCTGCTGCAACGCTACATCTCCGAGCGTGGCAAGATCGTGCCGTCCCGTATCACCGCTGTAGGTGCCAAGAACCAGCGTGCGCTCGCCAAGGCGATCAAGCGCGCCCGGTTCCTCGCCCTGCTGCCCTACGCCGTCAAATAA
- the rplI gene encoding 50S ribosomal protein L9: MDVILLERVAKLGQMGEVVSVKEGYARNYLLPQKKALRANEMNKAAFEDQKAQLEARNLETKKEAEALGEKLAGQQFIVIRSASDSGALYGSVTTRDAADVATAEGFSVDRKQVALTAPIKDLGLHTVNVNLHPEVTVEIELNVARSPEEAELQASGKSIQDLAAEEEAQAEFEISELFDDIGAAGLDEDDDDAPAPAADDEEASDEE, translated from the coding sequence ATGGACGTTATCCTTCTGGAACGTGTGGCGAAACTGGGTCAGATGGGCGAGGTGGTCTCTGTCAAAGAGGGCTACGCGCGCAACTACCTGCTGCCGCAGAAAAAGGCGCTTCGCGCCAACGAGATGAACAAGGCCGCCTTCGAGGACCAGAAAGCGCAGCTTGAAGCGCGCAACCTGGAAACCAAGAAGGAAGCCGAGGCCCTGGGCGAAAAGCTCGCCGGCCAGCAGTTCATCGTCATCCGCTCCGCCTCCGACTCCGGTGCGCTCTATGGCTCCGTCACCACCCGTGACGCCGCCGATGTGGCGACCGCGGAAGGCTTCTCGGTCGATCGCAAGCAGGTCGCCCTGACCGCGCCGATCAAGGACCTCGGTCTGCACACGGTCAACGTGAACCTGCACCCCGAAGTCACCGTCGAGATCGAGCTGAACGTGGCACGCTCGCCGGAAGAAGCCGAGCTTCAGGCATCGGGCAAATCCATTCAGGATCTGGCCGCTGAAGAAGAAGCACAGGCCGAGTTCGAGATCTCCGAACTCTTCGACGACATCGGCGCTGCCGGTCTCGACGAAGACGATGACGACGCCCCTGCCCCGGCAGCGGACGATGAGGAAGCCTCCGACGAGGAGTAA
- a CDS encoding PQQ-dependent sugar dehydrogenase, with protein MPRSLPAPLLLASLLAGTAAVAQSPVNDGTGSYPASVAAFEAQTEAPEVASDVSFAEEVISGALAHPWGLAILPDDAGYLVTERGGALRHITRDGTMGPEISGVPEVRAMRQGGLLDIALAPDFTESRALFLTYAARDGLAGSATAVARAVLSADHTALSEVEELWRQTPASAIPAHFGSRVLVGDDGTLTVTTGDRFTPENRQLAQEPAEAAYGVTIRLDADLQPITGAVEGALPGVLSYGHRNIQGLALQPGTDTLWLLEHGPAGGDELNILEPGGNYGWPIVSYGVNYNGSDVGDGVQAHGPEFIEPRYYWDPSIAPSDLIFYEGEMFPDWQGDILLGALAGQSLVRLELDGTEVTGEERLRSGEGRVRDVAVDAEGAILILIDDDPGALIRLTPESQ; from the coding sequence ATGCCCCGCTCCCTACCCGCTCCGCTCCTTCTTGCCTCGCTTCTCGCCGGCACCGCCGCCGTGGCGCAAAGCCCGGTTAATGATGGCACCGGCAGCTACCCGGCCAGCGTTGCGGCCTTCGAGGCGCAGACCGAAGCGCCCGAGGTTGCCTCGGATGTCAGCTTCGCCGAAGAAGTCATCAGCGGTGCGCTGGCGCATCCCTGGGGCCTTGCGATCCTGCCCGATGACGCGGGCTACCTCGTGACCGAGCGCGGAGGGGCGCTGCGCCACATCACCCGCGACGGCACGATGGGCCCCGAGATCAGCGGCGTGCCCGAGGTGCGCGCGATGCGTCAGGGCGGTCTGCTGGATATCGCCCTCGCCCCCGATTTCACCGAAAGCCGGGCGCTCTTCCTCACCTATGCCGCGCGCGATGGCCTTGCCGGATCGGCCACCGCTGTCGCCCGCGCCGTGCTGTCGGCGGATCACACGGCGCTTTCGGAGGTCGAGGAGCTGTGGCGTCAGACCCCGGCCTCCGCGATCCCCGCGCATTTCGGCAGCCGCGTGCTGGTGGGGGACGACGGCACGCTCACCGTGACCACCGGCGACCGGTTCACGCCGGAAAACCGTCAGTTGGCACAGGAACCGGCCGAGGCCGCCTATGGCGTGACCATCCGGCTCGACGCCGATCTCCAGCCCATCACGGGTGCCGTGGAAGGCGCCCTGCCCGGCGTGCTCAGCTATGGCCATCGCAATATCCAGGGCCTCGCGCTGCAGCCCGGCACGGACACGCTCTGGCTCTTGGAACACGGGCCCGCGGGCGGTGACGAGTTGAACATCCTCGAGCCCGGCGGCAACTACGGCTGGCCCATCGTCAGCTACGGTGTGAACTACAATGGCTCGGACGTGGGCGACGGCGTGCAGGCCCATGGCCCAGAATTCATCGAGCCGCGCTACTATTGGGACCCCTCCATCGCGCCCTCCGACCTGATCTTTTACGAGGGAGAGATGTTCCCGGACTGGCAGGGCGACATCCTTCTGGGGGCGCTGGCGGGCCAATCCCTCGTGCGGTTGGAACTCGACGGGACAGAGGTCACGGGCGAAGAGCGCCTGAGAAGCGGCGAAGGTCGCGTGCGGGATGTGGCGGTCGACGCAGAGGGCGCGATCCTGATCCTGATCGACGACGATCCCGGCGCGCTGATCCGCCTGACGCCGGAGTCGCAATAG
- the tig gene encoding trigger factor yields the protein MQITETLAEGLKREYTITVPASDLENRVNTKLEEARPEVEMKGFRKGKVPMALLKKQFGPRIMGEAMQESVDEAMQGHLDESGDRPAMQPEVKMTNEDWKEGDDIVVSMSYEKLPEIPDVDYKALKLEKLVVTPSEEEVKEALDNLAENAENFETKKGKAADGDQVVFDFVGSVDGEEFEGGAAEDFPLKLGSGQFIPGFEEQLVGVKAGEEKNVEVTFPEEYQAEHLAGKAAVFACTIKEVKKPVPAEVDDELAKKFGAEDLDALKGQITERLGAEYKGAARAVMKRSLLDQLDEVVSFDLPPSLVEAEAKQIAHQLWHEDNPEVEGHDHPEIETTEEHTKLAERRVKLGLLLAELGQKNDVTVSDAEMTQAIMNQARQYPGQERAFFEFIQQNQAAQQQVRAPLFEDKVVDFIAEMADVSEKEVSKDELKEAVDALDEE from the coding sequence ATGCAAATCACCGAGACCCTGGCCGAGGGCCTGAAGCGCGAATACACGATCACCGTTCCGGCGTCGGATCTGGAAAACCGCGTGAACACCAAGCTGGAAGAAGCGCGCCCCGAGGTCGAGATGAAGGGCTTCCGCAAGGGCAAGGTGCCCATGGCGCTGCTCAAGAAGCAGTTCGGCCCCCGGATCATGGGCGAAGCGATGCAGGAATCCGTTGATGAGGCCATGCAGGGCCACCTCGACGAGAGCGGCGATCGCCCCGCGATGCAGCCCGAGGTCAAGATGACCAACGAGGACTGGAAAGAGGGCGACGATATCGTTGTCTCCATGTCCTACGAGAAGCTCCCCGAGATCCCCGACGTGGACTACAAGGCGCTCAAGCTCGAGAAACTGGTCGTCACCCCCTCCGAGGAGGAAGTGAAGGAAGCGCTCGATAACCTCGCCGAGAACGCCGAGAACTTCGAGACCAAGAAGGGCAAGGCCGCCGATGGCGACCAGGTCGTCTTCGATTTCGTCGGCTCCGTCGACGGTGAGGAATTTGAAGGCGGCGCCGCCGAGGATTTCCCGCTGAAGCTCGGCTCCGGCCAGTTCATCCCCGGCTTCGAAGAGCAGCTGGTCGGCGTGAAGGCTGGCGAAGAGAAGAACGTGGAAGTGACATTCCCCGAGGAATACCAGGCCGAGCACCTGGCCGGTAAGGCCGCCGTTTTCGCCTGCACCATCAAGGAAGTGAAAAAGCCCGTCCCCGCCGAGGTGGATGACGAGCTGGCCAAGAAATTCGGCGCCGAGGACCTCGACGCGCTGAAAGGCCAGATCACCGAGCGTCTGGGTGCCGAGTACAAGGGTGCCGCACGCGCCGTGATGAAGCGCTCGCTTCTGGACCAGCTGGACGAGGTTGTTTCCTTCGACCTGCCGCCCTCGCTGGTGGAGGCCGAGGCCAAGCAGATCGCGCATCAGCTGTGGCACGAGGACAACCCCGAGGTGGAAGGCCACGACCACCCCGAGATCGAGACCACCGAAGAGCACACCAAGCTGGCCGAGCGCCGCGTGAAGCTTGGCCTCCTGCTTGCCGAACTGGGCCAGAAGAACGACGTCACCGTTTCCGACGCCGAGATGACCCAGGCGATCATGAACCAGGCACGTCAGTACCCCGGTCAGGAGCGCGCCTTCTTCGAGTTCATCCAGCAGAACCAGGCCGCGCAGCAACAGGTCCGCGCACCGCTGTTCGAGGACAAGGTTGTCGACTTCATCGCCGAGATGGCCGACGTGAGCGAGAAAGAAGTCTCCAAGGACGAGCTGAAAGAAGCTGTCGACGCGCTCGACGAAGAGTAA